One window of the Etheostoma spectabile isolate EspeVRDwgs_2016 chromosome 16, UIUC_Espe_1.0, whole genome shotgun sequence genome contains the following:
- the usp20 gene encoding ubiquitin carboxyl-terminal hydrolase 20 isoform X1: protein MAEQELCPHLDSIGEVTKEDLLQKSKGTCQSCGAGGPNLWACLQSDCPYVGCGESFSDHSTLHAQTKKHNLTVNLTTFRVWCYVCEREVFLEHRPPLVLVPAAPHHCKATEQEAAPQPVGHPLKAVPIAVAEEEGSDSEDDELKPRGLTGMKNIGNSCYMNAALQALSNCPPLTQFFLDCSGLVRTDKKPALCKSYQKLISELWHKKRPSYVVPTSLSHGIKLVNPMFRGYAQQVGASSQQDTQEFLRCLMDQLHEELKEPLTECSMSGEGSDGEEIRDGDRSPSEDEFLSCDSGSSSDRGEGGGVGDGELLLQDECDGVRSAAGGIVGVSTGGVISEKERLKERRVSGSPLRGGSQEMDEDADVDTAAEEGVPERGEEDELTPTTNNEVQSQENNQLSDTGQGQSPSNNSSEPDNEVSMTHTQSTPCSPVRTLQELHPKVSSSPPRSSPLRSAGPAYSFKKAQLLLSAKKKKQSHYRSVISDIFDGSILSLVQCLTCDRVSSTVETFQDLSLPIPGKEDLAKLHSSIHQNLPVKTGVCPEAYDSQGWITYIMDSIRRFVVSCIPSWFWGPMVTLEDCLAAFFAADELKGDNMYSCERCKNIFFFFYRLRNGVKYCKVLRLPEILCIHLKRFRHEVMYSFKISSHVSFPLEGLDMRPFLAKESPSQVTTYDLLSVICHHGTAGSGHYIAYCQNVINGQWYEFDDQYVTEVHETVVQNAEAYVLFYRKSSEESLRERQKVVALANMKEPSLLQFYISREWLNKFNTFAEPGPISNHTFLCQHGGIPPNKYQYIDDLVVIVPQNVWEYLFNSFGGGPAVNHLYMCAICQVEIEALAKRRKMEIDTFIKLNKEFQAEEAPTVILCISMQWFREWESFVKGKDNEPPGPIDNSKIGVMKGGHIQLKQGADYGQISEETWQYLLGIYGGGPEIAVRQTVAPADPDSLHGERKIEAETRAL, encoded by the exons ATGGCTGAACAAGAGCTTTGTCCTCACCTGGACTCCATAGGAGAGGTAACCAAGGAGGATCTCCTCCAGAAATCCAAG GGAACTTGCCAGTCTTGTGGTGCAGGGGGTCCAAACCTGTGGGCATGTCTGCAG AGTGACTGCCCATATGTTGGTTGTGGAGAGTCCTTTTCGGATCACAGCACCCTGCATGCACAG aCTAAGAAGCACAACCTGACTGTGAACCTGACAACGTTCAGGGTCTGGTGTTATGTGTGCGAGCGGGAGGTATTTTTGGAGCACAGGCCTCCGCTGGTGCTTGTACCTGCGGCTCCCCACCACTGTAAAGCCACAGAGCAG GAAGCAGCTCCTCAGCCAGTAGGTCACCCACTAAAAGCAGTTCCAATTGCTGTTGCAGAAGAAGAAGGTTCAGATTCAGAGGACGATGAGCTTAAACCCAGAG GCTTGACAGGAATGAAAAATATTGGTAACTCCTGCTACATGAATGCCGCTCTTCAAGCCCTGTCCAACTG TCCTCCTCTCACTCAGTTCTTCCTGGACTGCAGTGGATTGGTCCGGACCGATAAGAAGCCTGCTCTCTGTAAGAGCTACCAGAAACTGATCTCAGAACTCTGGCATAAAAAACG GCCCAGCTATGTCGTGCCTACCAGTCTGTCTCATGGCATCAAACTAGTAAACCCCATGTTTCGTGGTTACGCTCAGCAGGTAGGGGCAAGCAGCCAGCAG GACACTCAAGAGTTCCTGCGCTGTCTGATGGACCAATTACACGAAGAGCTGAAGGAGCCTCTGACAGAGTGCAGCATGAGTGGGGAGGGAAGTGATGGGGAGGAGATAAGAGATGGAGATCGTTCCCCATCTGAGGATGAATTCTTATCCTGCGACTCTGGCTCCAGCAGTGACcgtggggaggggggaggagtgGGTGATGGCGAGCTCCTACTGCAGGATGAGTGTGACGGGGTCAGGTCTGCGGCAGGGGGTATAGTGGGCGTCAGTACCGGCGGGGTGATCTCGGAAAAGGAGAGGCTGAAGGAAAGGAGAGTGTCTGGCTCTCCCCTCCGTGGAGGCTCGCAAGAGATGGATGAGGACGCTGATGTGGACACAGCAGCCGAGGAGGGGGTTCCTGAGAGGGGAGAGGAAGACGAGTTAACGCCGACCACAAACAATGAGGTCCAAAGCCAAGAAAACAACCAGTTATCTGATACTGGGCAAGGGCAAAGCCCGAGCAACAACAGCTCCG AGCCAGACAATGAAGTGTCAATGACCCATACCCAGTCCACTCCCTGCAGTCCTGTGCGAACCCTGCAGGAGCTGCATCCCAAAGTGTCGTCTAGTCCACCTCGCTCCAGCCCCCTCCGCTCTGCAGGACCTGCATACTCCTTTAAAAAAG CTCAGCTGCTGCTCAGTgccaagaaaaagaaacagtcTCACTATCGCAGTGTGATCTCTGACATCTTCGACGGCTCCATCCTCAGTCTGGTCCAGTGTTTAACCTGTGACAGG GTTTCTTCTACAGTGGAAACCTTCCAAGACTTGTCCCTCCCTATTCCTGGTAAAGAGGACTTGGCAAAGCTCCACTCCTCTATACATCAGAACCTTCCAGTCAAAACAGGCGTGTGTCCCGAAGCGTACGACTCACAGGGCTGGATCACCTACATCATGGACTCCATACGCCG GTTCGTAGTTTCATGTATCCCCAGTTGGTTTTGGGGGCCCATGGTGACCCTAGAGGACTGCCTCGCTGCCTTCTTTGCTGCAGATGAACTTAAAG GGGACAACATGTACAGCTGTGAGCGATGTAAAAA tattttttttttcttctacaggCTGAGAAATGGTGTCAAATATTGCAAAGTACTTAGGCTTCCTGAG ATTCTGTGCATTCACCTGAAACGCTTCCGGCACGAGGTCATGTATTCGTTCAAGATTAGCAGCCACGTATCCTTTCCGTTGGAAGGCCTCGACATGAGACCTTTCCTGGCTAAAGAGAGTCCATCCCAAGTCACCACTTACGATCTGCTGTCAGTGATTTGTCACCATGGCACTGCAGGAA GTGGACACTATATAGCTTACTGTCAGAATGTGATCAATGGCCAGTGGTATGAGTTTGATGACCAGTATGTCACAGAGGTCCATGAGACAGTGGTGCAGAATGCAGAGGCCTATGTGTTGTTCTACAG GAAAAGTAGCGAGGAGTCGCTGCGAGAGAGGCAGAAGGTGGTGGCTCTGGCCAATATGAAGGAGCCCAGCCTGCTGCAGTTTTACATCTCCAGAGAATGGCTGAACAAGTTCAACACTTTCGCCGAACCGGGCCCCATTAGCAAccacacatttctttgtcagcACGGAG GGATTCCGCCGAATAAATACCAATACATAGATGACCTGGTTGTGATTGTTCCTCAGAATGTGTGGGAGTACCTTTTCAACAG TTTTGGAGGTGGCCCAGCCGTGAACCACCTGTATATGTGTGCCATCTGCCAGGTGGAGATTGAAGCTCTGGCTAAACGCAGAAAAATGGAAATAGACACCTTCATCAAG CTGAACAAAGAGTTTCAGGCTGAAGAGGCTCCGACGGTGATCCTGTGCATCAGCATGCAGTGGTTCAGAGAGTGGGAGAGTTTTGTGAAGGGCAAAGACAATG AGCCACCTGGTCCCATTGACAACAGTAAAATTGGTGTTATGAAAGGAGGGCACATACAACTGAAGCAAG GTGCAGACTATGGTCAGATCTCAGAGGAGACCTGGCAGTACTTGTTGGGTATTTATGGCGGAGGCCCTGAGATTGCAGTGAGACAAACCGTGGCCCCGGCTGACCCTGACAGCCTTCATGGAGAGAGGAAGATCGAGGCAGAAACCAGAGCACTTTGA
- the usp20 gene encoding ubiquitin carboxyl-terminal hydrolase 20 isoform X5 produces MAEQELCPHLDSIGEVTKEDLLQKSKGTCQSCGAGGPNLWACLQSDCPYVGCGESFSDHSTLHAQTKKHNLTVNLTTFRVWCYVCEREVFLEHRPPLVLVPAAPHHCKATEQEAAPQPVGHPLKAVPIAVAEEEGSDSEDDELKPRGLTGMKNIGNSCYMNAALQALSNCPPLTQFFLDCSGLVRTDKKPALCKSYQKLISELWHKKRPSYVVPTSLSHGIKLVNPMFRGYAQQDTQEFLRCLMDQLHEELKEPLTECSMSGEGSDGEEIRDGDRSPSEDEFLSCDSGSSSDRGEGGGVGDGELLLQDECDGVRSAAGGIVGVSTGGVISEKERLKERRVSGSPLRGGSQEMDEDADVDTAAEEGVPERGEEDELTPTTNNEVQSQENNQLSDTGQGQSPSNNSSEPDNEVSMTHTQSTPCSPVRTLQELHPKVSSSPPRSSPLRSAGPAYSFKKAQLLLSAKKKKQSHYRSVISDIFDGSILSLVQCLTCDRVSSTVETFQDLSLPIPGKEDLAKLHSSIHQNLPVKTGVCPEAYDSQGWITYIMDSIRRFVVSCIPSWFWGPMVTLEDCLAAFFAADELKGDNMYSCERCKKLRNGVKYCKVLRLPEILCIHLKRFRHEVMYSFKISSHVSFPLEGLDMRPFLAKESPSQVTTYDLLSVICHHGTAGSGHYIAYCQNVINGQWYEFDDQYVTEVHETVVQNAEAYVLFYRKSSEESLRERQKVVALANMKEPSLLQFYISREWLNKFNTFAEPGPISNHTFLCQHGGIPPNKYQYIDDLVVIVPQNVWEYLFNSFGGGPAVNHLYMCAICQVEIEALAKRRKMEIDTFIKLNKEFQAEEAPTVILCISMQWFREWESFVKGKDNEPPGPIDNSKIGVMKGGHIQLKQGADYGQISEETWQYLLGIYGGGPEIAVRQTVAPADPDSLHGERKIEAETRAL; encoded by the exons ATGGCTGAACAAGAGCTTTGTCCTCACCTGGACTCCATAGGAGAGGTAACCAAGGAGGATCTCCTCCAGAAATCCAAG GGAACTTGCCAGTCTTGTGGTGCAGGGGGTCCAAACCTGTGGGCATGTCTGCAG AGTGACTGCCCATATGTTGGTTGTGGAGAGTCCTTTTCGGATCACAGCACCCTGCATGCACAG aCTAAGAAGCACAACCTGACTGTGAACCTGACAACGTTCAGGGTCTGGTGTTATGTGTGCGAGCGGGAGGTATTTTTGGAGCACAGGCCTCCGCTGGTGCTTGTACCTGCGGCTCCCCACCACTGTAAAGCCACAGAGCAG GAAGCAGCTCCTCAGCCAGTAGGTCACCCACTAAAAGCAGTTCCAATTGCTGTTGCAGAAGAAGAAGGTTCAGATTCAGAGGACGATGAGCTTAAACCCAGAG GCTTGACAGGAATGAAAAATATTGGTAACTCCTGCTACATGAATGCCGCTCTTCAAGCCCTGTCCAACTG TCCTCCTCTCACTCAGTTCTTCCTGGACTGCAGTGGATTGGTCCGGACCGATAAGAAGCCTGCTCTCTGTAAGAGCTACCAGAAACTGATCTCAGAACTCTGGCATAAAAAACG GCCCAGCTATGTCGTGCCTACCAGTCTGTCTCATGGCATCAAACTAGTAAACCCCATGTTTCGTGGTTACGCTCAGCAG GACACTCAAGAGTTCCTGCGCTGTCTGATGGACCAATTACACGAAGAGCTGAAGGAGCCTCTGACAGAGTGCAGCATGAGTGGGGAGGGAAGTGATGGGGAGGAGATAAGAGATGGAGATCGTTCCCCATCTGAGGATGAATTCTTATCCTGCGACTCTGGCTCCAGCAGTGACcgtggggaggggggaggagtgGGTGATGGCGAGCTCCTACTGCAGGATGAGTGTGACGGGGTCAGGTCTGCGGCAGGGGGTATAGTGGGCGTCAGTACCGGCGGGGTGATCTCGGAAAAGGAGAGGCTGAAGGAAAGGAGAGTGTCTGGCTCTCCCCTCCGTGGAGGCTCGCAAGAGATGGATGAGGACGCTGATGTGGACACAGCAGCCGAGGAGGGGGTTCCTGAGAGGGGAGAGGAAGACGAGTTAACGCCGACCACAAACAATGAGGTCCAAAGCCAAGAAAACAACCAGTTATCTGATACTGGGCAAGGGCAAAGCCCGAGCAACAACAGCTCCG AGCCAGACAATGAAGTGTCAATGACCCATACCCAGTCCACTCCCTGCAGTCCTGTGCGAACCCTGCAGGAGCTGCATCCCAAAGTGTCGTCTAGTCCACCTCGCTCCAGCCCCCTCCGCTCTGCAGGACCTGCATACTCCTTTAAAAAAG CTCAGCTGCTGCTCAGTgccaagaaaaagaaacagtcTCACTATCGCAGTGTGATCTCTGACATCTTCGACGGCTCCATCCTCAGTCTGGTCCAGTGTTTAACCTGTGACAGG GTTTCTTCTACAGTGGAAACCTTCCAAGACTTGTCCCTCCCTATTCCTGGTAAAGAGGACTTGGCAAAGCTCCACTCCTCTATACATCAGAACCTTCCAGTCAAAACAGGCGTGTGTCCCGAAGCGTACGACTCACAGGGCTGGATCACCTACATCATGGACTCCATACGCCG GTTCGTAGTTTCATGTATCCCCAGTTGGTTTTGGGGGCCCATGGTGACCCTAGAGGACTGCCTCGCTGCCTTCTTTGCTGCAGATGAACTTAAAG GGGACAACATGTACAGCTGTGAGCGATGTAAAAA gCTGAGAAATGGTGTCAAATATTGCAAAGTACTTAGGCTTCCTGAG ATTCTGTGCATTCACCTGAAACGCTTCCGGCACGAGGTCATGTATTCGTTCAAGATTAGCAGCCACGTATCCTTTCCGTTGGAAGGCCTCGACATGAGACCTTTCCTGGCTAAAGAGAGTCCATCCCAAGTCACCACTTACGATCTGCTGTCAGTGATTTGTCACCATGGCACTGCAGGAA GTGGACACTATATAGCTTACTGTCAGAATGTGATCAATGGCCAGTGGTATGAGTTTGATGACCAGTATGTCACAGAGGTCCATGAGACAGTGGTGCAGAATGCAGAGGCCTATGTGTTGTTCTACAG GAAAAGTAGCGAGGAGTCGCTGCGAGAGAGGCAGAAGGTGGTGGCTCTGGCCAATATGAAGGAGCCCAGCCTGCTGCAGTTTTACATCTCCAGAGAATGGCTGAACAAGTTCAACACTTTCGCCGAACCGGGCCCCATTAGCAAccacacatttctttgtcagcACGGAG GGATTCCGCCGAATAAATACCAATACATAGATGACCTGGTTGTGATTGTTCCTCAGAATGTGTGGGAGTACCTTTTCAACAG TTTTGGAGGTGGCCCAGCCGTGAACCACCTGTATATGTGTGCCATCTGCCAGGTGGAGATTGAAGCTCTGGCTAAACGCAGAAAAATGGAAATAGACACCTTCATCAAG CTGAACAAAGAGTTTCAGGCTGAAGAGGCTCCGACGGTGATCCTGTGCATCAGCATGCAGTGGTTCAGAGAGTGGGAGAGTTTTGTGAAGGGCAAAGACAATG AGCCACCTGGTCCCATTGACAACAGTAAAATTGGTGTTATGAAAGGAGGGCACATACAACTGAAGCAAG GTGCAGACTATGGTCAGATCTCAGAGGAGACCTGGCAGTACTTGTTGGGTATTTATGGCGGAGGCCCTGAGATTGCAGTGAGACAAACCGTGGCCCCGGCTGACCCTGACAGCCTTCATGGAGAGAGGAAGATCGAGGCAGAAACCAGAGCACTTTGA
- the usp20 gene encoding ubiquitin carboxyl-terminal hydrolase 20 isoform X2, protein MAEQELCPHLDSIGEVTKEDLLQKSKGTCQSCGAGGPNLWACLQSDCPYVGCGESFSDHSTLHAQTKKHNLTVNLTTFRVWCYVCEREVFLEHRPPLVLVPAAPHHCKATEQEAAPQPVGHPLKAVPIAVAEEEGSDSEDDELKPRGLTGMKNIGNSCYMNAALQALSNCPPLTQFFLDCSGLVRTDKKPALCKSYQKLISELWHKKRPSYVVPTSLSHGIKLVNPMFRGYAQQVGASSQQDTQEFLRCLMDQLHEELKEPLTECSMSGEGSDGEEIRDGDRSPSEDEFLSCDSGSSSDRGEGGGVGDGELLLQDECDGVRSAAGGIVGVSTGGVISEKERLKERRVSGSPLRGGSQEMDEDADVDTAAEEGVPERGEEDELTPTTNNEVQSQENNQLSDTGQGQSPSNNSSEPDNEVSMTHTQSTPCSPVRTLQELHPKVSSSPPRSSPLRSAGPAYSFKKAQLLLSAKKKKQSHYRSVISDIFDGSILSLVQCLTCDRVSSTVETFQDLSLPIPGKEDLAKLHSSIHQNLPVKTGVCPEAYDSQGWITYIMDSIRRFVVSCIPSWFWGPMVTLEDCLAAFFAADELKGDNMYSCERCKKLRNGVKYCKVLRLPEILCIHLKRFRHEVMYSFKISSHVSFPLEGLDMRPFLAKESPSQVTTYDLLSVICHHGTAGSGHYIAYCQNVINGQWYEFDDQYVTEVHETVVQNAEAYVLFYRKSSEESLRERQKVVALANMKEPSLLQFYISREWLNKFNTFAEPGPISNHTFLCQHGGIPPNKYQYIDDLVVIVPQNVWEYLFNSFGGGPAVNHLYMCAICQVEIEALAKRRKMEIDTFIKLNKEFQAEEAPTVILCISMQWFREWESFVKGKDNEPPGPIDNSKIGVMKGGHIQLKQGADYGQISEETWQYLLGIYGGGPEIAVRQTVAPADPDSLHGERKIEAETRAL, encoded by the exons ATGGCTGAACAAGAGCTTTGTCCTCACCTGGACTCCATAGGAGAGGTAACCAAGGAGGATCTCCTCCAGAAATCCAAG GGAACTTGCCAGTCTTGTGGTGCAGGGGGTCCAAACCTGTGGGCATGTCTGCAG AGTGACTGCCCATATGTTGGTTGTGGAGAGTCCTTTTCGGATCACAGCACCCTGCATGCACAG aCTAAGAAGCACAACCTGACTGTGAACCTGACAACGTTCAGGGTCTGGTGTTATGTGTGCGAGCGGGAGGTATTTTTGGAGCACAGGCCTCCGCTGGTGCTTGTACCTGCGGCTCCCCACCACTGTAAAGCCACAGAGCAG GAAGCAGCTCCTCAGCCAGTAGGTCACCCACTAAAAGCAGTTCCAATTGCTGTTGCAGAAGAAGAAGGTTCAGATTCAGAGGACGATGAGCTTAAACCCAGAG GCTTGACAGGAATGAAAAATATTGGTAACTCCTGCTACATGAATGCCGCTCTTCAAGCCCTGTCCAACTG TCCTCCTCTCACTCAGTTCTTCCTGGACTGCAGTGGATTGGTCCGGACCGATAAGAAGCCTGCTCTCTGTAAGAGCTACCAGAAACTGATCTCAGAACTCTGGCATAAAAAACG GCCCAGCTATGTCGTGCCTACCAGTCTGTCTCATGGCATCAAACTAGTAAACCCCATGTTTCGTGGTTACGCTCAGCAGGTAGGGGCAAGCAGCCAGCAG GACACTCAAGAGTTCCTGCGCTGTCTGATGGACCAATTACACGAAGAGCTGAAGGAGCCTCTGACAGAGTGCAGCATGAGTGGGGAGGGAAGTGATGGGGAGGAGATAAGAGATGGAGATCGTTCCCCATCTGAGGATGAATTCTTATCCTGCGACTCTGGCTCCAGCAGTGACcgtggggaggggggaggagtgGGTGATGGCGAGCTCCTACTGCAGGATGAGTGTGACGGGGTCAGGTCTGCGGCAGGGGGTATAGTGGGCGTCAGTACCGGCGGGGTGATCTCGGAAAAGGAGAGGCTGAAGGAAAGGAGAGTGTCTGGCTCTCCCCTCCGTGGAGGCTCGCAAGAGATGGATGAGGACGCTGATGTGGACACAGCAGCCGAGGAGGGGGTTCCTGAGAGGGGAGAGGAAGACGAGTTAACGCCGACCACAAACAATGAGGTCCAAAGCCAAGAAAACAACCAGTTATCTGATACTGGGCAAGGGCAAAGCCCGAGCAACAACAGCTCCG AGCCAGACAATGAAGTGTCAATGACCCATACCCAGTCCACTCCCTGCAGTCCTGTGCGAACCCTGCAGGAGCTGCATCCCAAAGTGTCGTCTAGTCCACCTCGCTCCAGCCCCCTCCGCTCTGCAGGACCTGCATACTCCTTTAAAAAAG CTCAGCTGCTGCTCAGTgccaagaaaaagaaacagtcTCACTATCGCAGTGTGATCTCTGACATCTTCGACGGCTCCATCCTCAGTCTGGTCCAGTGTTTAACCTGTGACAGG GTTTCTTCTACAGTGGAAACCTTCCAAGACTTGTCCCTCCCTATTCCTGGTAAAGAGGACTTGGCAAAGCTCCACTCCTCTATACATCAGAACCTTCCAGTCAAAACAGGCGTGTGTCCCGAAGCGTACGACTCACAGGGCTGGATCACCTACATCATGGACTCCATACGCCG GTTCGTAGTTTCATGTATCCCCAGTTGGTTTTGGGGGCCCATGGTGACCCTAGAGGACTGCCTCGCTGCCTTCTTTGCTGCAGATGAACTTAAAG GGGACAACATGTACAGCTGTGAGCGATGTAAAAA gCTGAGAAATGGTGTCAAATATTGCAAAGTACTTAGGCTTCCTGAG ATTCTGTGCATTCACCTGAAACGCTTCCGGCACGAGGTCATGTATTCGTTCAAGATTAGCAGCCACGTATCCTTTCCGTTGGAAGGCCTCGACATGAGACCTTTCCTGGCTAAAGAGAGTCCATCCCAAGTCACCACTTACGATCTGCTGTCAGTGATTTGTCACCATGGCACTGCAGGAA GTGGACACTATATAGCTTACTGTCAGAATGTGATCAATGGCCAGTGGTATGAGTTTGATGACCAGTATGTCACAGAGGTCCATGAGACAGTGGTGCAGAATGCAGAGGCCTATGTGTTGTTCTACAG GAAAAGTAGCGAGGAGTCGCTGCGAGAGAGGCAGAAGGTGGTGGCTCTGGCCAATATGAAGGAGCCCAGCCTGCTGCAGTTTTACATCTCCAGAGAATGGCTGAACAAGTTCAACACTTTCGCCGAACCGGGCCCCATTAGCAAccacacatttctttgtcagcACGGAG GGATTCCGCCGAATAAATACCAATACATAGATGACCTGGTTGTGATTGTTCCTCAGAATGTGTGGGAGTACCTTTTCAACAG TTTTGGAGGTGGCCCAGCCGTGAACCACCTGTATATGTGTGCCATCTGCCAGGTGGAGATTGAAGCTCTGGCTAAACGCAGAAAAATGGAAATAGACACCTTCATCAAG CTGAACAAAGAGTTTCAGGCTGAAGAGGCTCCGACGGTGATCCTGTGCATCAGCATGCAGTGGTTCAGAGAGTGGGAGAGTTTTGTGAAGGGCAAAGACAATG AGCCACCTGGTCCCATTGACAACAGTAAAATTGGTGTTATGAAAGGAGGGCACATACAACTGAAGCAAG GTGCAGACTATGGTCAGATCTCAGAGGAGACCTGGCAGTACTTGTTGGGTATTTATGGCGGAGGCCCTGAGATTGCAGTGAGACAAACCGTGGCCCCGGCTGACCCTGACAGCCTTCATGGAGAGAGGAAGATCGAGGCAGAAACCAGAGCACTTTGA